In Boudabousia tangfeifanii, the DNA window CGAAAGCGGTGTTTACTCGGCTCCATCCCACCACTTCGATTGGGGTGGTTTTGGTGTCAACAAACAGGTCGATTTTGTCGCCGTTTTCAATGTCTTTTTCACCGTCGGCTCGGCTCATGACTACCAGTTCAACCGGACTGGCGTCCTCGTCCATGGATTTTATTTGGCTAATCCCTGGAACCCGATCGGGATCGTTGATCCCAACCACGAGTTTATCGGACGAGGCATTGAGATAATGCATCCCCACGGCCCCGGCAATGGCAAAGAGTGCCATCACGATGGTGGTGATGATGGTCGACTTCTTAAAGAGAACAACTTTGAGTTCACGGCCAATCACAAGCTTGATTTCGGCCCCACGACTCAGTTTGCTGTCATGACTATTCATAGGTGCTTCAGCGCTATTCCTTTGACGAGTTCGTTTGGGGAAGTGTTCGGTCGTTGAGGTTGCTTCACTCATTTGCTTTCCTCCTCTTCCTTAGGCGCCTGCACCACAGTTTTGAACAAGTCAGTCAACGATGGCACGATCGGACCGTATTCCAGCACTTGCCCGTGCTTTAGGACTTGTCCCAACAGTTCTTGCGATTTGGTTCCATCCCACGTGAGCGACACTTGGGACAGGTCTTTTCCAATTTCGGTCGAGGCCGGAATCTGTAGCTCTCGAAGAAGCTCCTCTAGGGTTTGGGCCGGACAGTTAGTCACCAACCGGAAAGTACTGGTACCTTTTTCTTTCAGGTTCGCTACCGTATCGTTGGCCACCAAACGCCCCTCACGGATAATCACCACACGGTCGCAAAGTCGCTCGACTAGGTCAAGCTGGTGGGACGAAAAGAGCGTGGCTACCCCAGACTGGGCGCGCTCAATGAGCACTTGGGACATGACCTCTACCGCTACCGGGTCGAGGCCGGAAAAAGGTTCGTCCAAAATCAGGAAAGTTGGGTCAAAGACCAAAGCGGCAGCCAGCTGTACTCGCTGCTGGTTACCTAGCGAAAGCTTTTGCAACTGATCATTTTTGCGCTCAGAGAGGTTTAGGGCCGCCAACCAATGATCCACGGCTTTGGCAGCAGTCGCCTTATCAAGTCCATGCAAGCGCGCTAAATAAATGAGCTGATCCCCCACCTTCATCTTGGGGTAAAGCCCTCGTTCTTCCGGCATGTAGCCAATCGAACGCTGGTTATCACGACTAATCGGGGCACCATCCCAAAGCACTTCCCCTGAGCTGGCAGACAAAACTCCCATCGCGATTCGCATGGTAGTGGACTTGCCAGCCCCATTGGCGCCAACGAAACCAACGATTTCACCGTCAGGCACTTCGAAAGATAGCTCGTTGACCGCTTTGAGGTCACCAAAATTTTTACTTAACCGATTTATTGAAAGCAATTTTTACCTTTCGCTTTGCAGGTCACTGCCAATAGTTTAACAAGCCTGCCAAAAAGCTACGAATCACCGGTTTACAGCCTTTAACTAACTACCAGCTTCTTAAACATTTTCAAAAGATGGCCACACTACATAGGCTCACAGATCTTGCTCAGAAAAAAATTCCATAATTCAAGTGCGATAACAACCGACAAACATTACTTGCTCAGTGAGAGTAGAATGTGAGTCATGCCGAAAAACTTCACTAAAACTGTTGCAATCGCAATCTTTACTTCATTTGCTCTTGCCTTAAGTGCCTGCACTTCTACAGAGAACAGTGGGGGTAAATCAACTCCGGCACCAACGGCTAGTTCACCAGAAAGCACTGCTTCAAAAACTCCAGAGGTCTCTGCTCAGCAAAAAGAATTAGAGACAAAATTTGAACAGTGGAAAAAGGTCGTTGCTGAACGGGAACAGAAAAGCACTTTAGATAATGTCAAGGAAGCGCTCACAAACGGTCGTCCCAATTTAGATCAGCAGGATCTGGTTGAAGGCTACAATATTGATCTTGACTATCTACAGAAAACTTGGGATGTGACAGCCCCTCTTTCTAAAGCAGAATTCTTTTCTCGTGGTAGTGGCCGACTGGCATTGAGACAAGTACAGTATTTTGTCTACGGCAAACCATTACCTCCACTATCTAAAGAATTCGGCAGAGATCCGAAAATAGAATTGATTTCCCCAACGGAGATGAAGGTTTCCTATGAATGGTCACGCGATCCCGACATG includes these proteins:
- a CDS encoding ABC transporter ATP-binding protein: MLSINRLSKNFGDLKAVNELSFEVPDGEIVGFVGANGAGKSTTMRIAMGVLSASSGEVLWDGAPISRDNQRSIGYMPEERGLYPKMKVGDQLIYLARLHGLDKATAAKAVDHWLAALNLSERKNDQLQKLSLGNQQRVQLAAALVFDPTFLILDEPFSGLDPVAVEVMSQVLIERAQSGVATLFSSHQLDLVERLCDRVVIIREGRLVANDTVANLKEKGTSTFRLVTNCPAQTLEELLRELQIPASTEIGKDLSQVSLTWDGTKSQELLGQVLKHGQVLEYGPIVPSLTDLFKTVVQAPKEEEESK